Genomic window (Arachis hypogaea cultivar Tifrunner chromosome 13, arahy.Tifrunner.gnm2.J5K5, whole genome shotgun sequence):
AGAAAGAAATGAACAAGGGACAGTAGTGGACAATCTTGCTGAATGTGCACTGATGATGTCAATCAAGTTCCTTATATATAGAAAAACATTCCCTCCCTCACCTACTTTCAATGATTCCCCGGCTATTGCTTTGATTTTCCTTATTCTCACATTCCATTTCCAAAAGGGGAACTTGTAAACATGGCAAGCTTATATCTTTGTTTTTGTGTAACAAAAAAGAAACTCCATAGGCAATTAGATGCAGTTAAGGTGATGGGGTGAAATAAAAGTTGATAATCATTAGCAGGAAGTTCCAACTTAACGCAAAACAAAGACGGTTTTTACAGCACTATCATATGGCTCCATTCCAACTTTCTTAAGTTACCTTTATTcactaaaacaaacaaaaaggatGAATTACTTTACATGAATAATTGCTTAAGTTACCTCTATTCACTAAATGAACTCCTCCTTTAGTGGTTATAAATGTAGTTCCCTAATCCGGTACTTATGGCTATTCTACTCTTATCATTTTAACAAGTAAAAGATGCTCATGAACTAGTAACATAATAAACATAGCCAAACACTAAGAATGCCGATTCAAAAACTTACTTTCCATTTTCTTTCCGCAAAGCTAGGGATGTTGGAGCCTTTTGCTCTGTCCCCATAGAAGAAATCTGCCCGAGAAATAATAGGAAAACATTTTCAGTTCACTACATGAAAACATGATAACTTATAAACAATATACAGTTATCCTTAATAATGTCTTTTCTAAAATACCTGTTTTTTCACCAAAAATTTGTCCTCGCCAAAAGATTTTGACTGGCTGAAACTATTCTGGAAAGTCTTAAATGCCCGTTTGACTATGTCCTTGTCTCCCATTTTCTCCATTATCAAAGATTTCCTCATTGTGCTATTAGGAACTGGAGCTGGAGTTGGATCAGGTTTGCTTGGACCCAAACTGAGGGACATGTGCAAAGATTTGTTAGGAACTTTTTTTGGTTCCCCAGGGGAAGTAGCTTTTTTCCCAGAGAAAGATGGTGAGTTTCCCCTTTTAGCTGAAGTAGCGGATGCTGGTGTTTTTGTAGGAGTTGAAGCACGCTTTGGAGTTGAACTTCTTGGTGTTGAAATTTGCGATGGAGTCGATGAAGGCCTTGAACTTCTTGGTGTTGAAATTTGGGATGGAGTTGATGTGGGTCTTGAACCTCTTGGTGTGGAGATTTGGGATGCTTTAGATGAAACCGGTGCCGATTTCTGCTTCAACTTTGCAGCACTGCTTTCCTTGTTCACAGGATTAACCAGTCCAAACTAGATGTCCAAAAACAGGAAAGCTGGGTAAccaaataagcaaaaataataaagaatttgATGGATACATGAATTAAAACATACCTTTTCAGATACTTTAGGATAATCTAATTTCACATCTTTTGCTTCAACTTCTGAAGCCTCTTCGGTCTCATAGTCCACATTATGTGAAATTTCCTTCACATTTTCGGCTTCGATGCTAGAATTTCCTTCTTGCTCCACACTGACCACTTCTTCAGGCTTATCTTTCTGGAAACTATCTGATTTGCCTTCCATTTCTTGGTTCTCTCCTTCAATTGATGGACTCTGATGATCTCTTGAAATCACAACATCATCCTCCAAATGATCAAGTTCGGTCCTAATTCCTCCACAAACTAAACTAGATTCTTGCTTGACCTCATCAATGGAACCTTGGGTATTGTTGGACACATCAAAACCAGCATCATCCCCACAAGTATCACAACTTAGATCTTCGCCATTCCGATGTGGCGATCCGAAAGGATCCTTCTCCAATTGCCTCCCTTGGGCCAACAATTCGGCTTTCCGGGCCGCAATGTTCTTGTAATGAGCTTCAAAGTAAGCCTTCTTCTGGGCAACCGATCCGGGAGTTGCGCACTTCTCAACTTCTTCCAAGTACTTGTTTGGTGAGAATGCAGACCATCTCTCCCAAGACAAGGAATCATTATCAAATCTACCAAAAGAAACAGAAACTTGCAAAGCATGATTCGCCGCCGCCGACGCTGTCTCTCCCATCTACTTACAAAAAGAGAGAAAACCAGAACAAATCAAGAAAAGACTGAGCAATAATTACAAGCAGCCAAAAGTCCAACACAAGGACAACTCACTATAACACCAAATCGAAGGAACAGCAAGGGTTTTAGCAAATCAATCAATACcaataattgaaaaagaaagaatccATCTTTAATTAATCTTGATTTAAAAGGACAAAAGGGGTTTACAGCTTACCTCAATCTTCAACTATGGCTGCATCTACAACAAATTATCACTAGTGCATGTTCCTGCAATGGGGGGAAAACAAATCATTTGGGGATCTCAATGGAAAGAACATGAtagaatgaaaaattaacaagaataaaataaagatatgcTCACAATGGGACAAAAAAGAAGACTAGAAAAACAAAGATGAAGCAAATGATGAGTAAAGGAACATGTgcatatgagagagagagagtgagagtgaaGAGAGGCACTGATTCTCATTCTCACCCTTTCAACttccagtttttttcttttttattctgcttCCTCACCTTCCACTTAACAGCATCATTTGTCTTATTGTTGTTGTACTTTGAGGAAGctcctaaaatcataaaaagccaatgttattattattattattattattgttcctGAAAAGTTCAGGAGTTCTAGATCAACCCCCACCTGTATTATCACACTTCCAAAGAACAATTAACTTTCCTTAATGAAAATTAACTACATGCAGCAGTTAGAGATAGACATAGACATAGACTTCTAAATATAATAATAGAAGATCATAAAAGCCAAAGGAGTTACATAATTGAGATTCAAAAGAACACAAAAAGAAACAAACTTTATGGGGGAAAAAAAAGTTTAATGGGGTAAATGAGATTAGCTGGcacaaattaaaacaaacaagggAAGGGGTTCACAGCTAATGTCATCAATCATTTCCTCTCtcctttaatttattattttactttaccTAATAGCTATAGAGAGTAGAGTAGAGTGTACTAGTTTAGGGTGGTAAGTTCCAAAGCATGTGTCCCAAGTGAAGAGGGTCCTCAagacggtggtggtggtgggtgtTCATGAGATTGGATCAAAACCATAAGGAGGCCCACATGAACAAAAGTTGAACAGTGACAaagggtgtgtgtgtgtgtgtgtgaaagagACATGTGATGGGTCTATAtgcattaattaattaacaacctCTCAAGATAAAGAAGATATTCTTCTATTgccatcaattttttattttttatttcagccTCAAGTTTTTATGTGAGGATAACCTATAGTTatctaccaaatttaaaaaaaaataattatttaaatattaaatcattttagatatttttatcaaatatttttatgtgAACAGTGTgttaaattttattctattattgtttttatgAATATAAGTAAAATTTTAACATCATACTTTTTTGTATATTATAGTAAATAAATGTGAGGTATTATTAAGTATTtttaatttgcataaaattcttaaATTCAATCACCCAAGGAAAAAAAATGTTGAAAAGAACGTTTCAATGATTTGAcaaaattaatcatttttattgGTGCTAGacagctaaagaaaataaaaggagaaaatgaTTTTATTTCTCAAAATTTCTTATTAGTAAATAAGATCGAAAAAATCAATTAGCTTTCAAATTTTAAACGTTGAAAATATTATTACCTTATAAAAAATGTtaggtaattaataattttttgtatttaatttacaTTTGAAGTCATTTTAGTTAACTCTTCGTTTTATttcactaaaaaattaaaaatattggtCTCGTGTGGATCCCTCCCAACATCATTGGTTCAACTAACATAGTAACATGGACCTAGTAACATTACAATATTACATGGGACACACACAGACACATTTGAGTTGACCATGCAGAAATTGAACCGTGTCTCATTTTACTTCAAACGACGGTTGTGCCAGTGCATAAATGGGCCCAAAGCCCAGCATGGTGATGAAGTTTGCTATGGTAGACTTGACTTATGGTTTCAACCTCAGGtctaaaaaaaaagatttcaaCCTTAAGtctttatcaattatcaattcatCATACACAACCAAAATTATGTCCTAATCATTTTAGAACATGCATTATTGCATACATACACATTTTCCCTTGGGTTGCTTTGTTTACTTGGCATCCAATGCTCTTAAGCTACTCAATTAACAACTAACACCCCTTTCACATGCTAAAGCTAAATAAACATCGCCATCCACCACCTGCTCTATCTCTAGAAGAATTGCAACTCATTGCTTACCTCAAATGGTATATAAAATGAGAACCCATTTTAGGTGTATGAACCTTTATTATTCTTATTCTTCATCGAGTCTATACCAAATATTATCAATCTTTTATGTGCTTGTATgtctcaaaatttgatttttctagACATTATTTATGTCAATATAATTAGATTCTGCTAATTAACTTTTACATAACAACATTTAATTAGATATCATTTAAAAGAATTATACAATGACGTTACATAACAATTAAAGTCTATTACTATTCGCCTGTTACTACAAGTATGTTACAAAGATACGCAAGTAAGTATACTCATTTCATTTCATATCCATCTAGTTTTAGAAGTGAACATGAATTGGATAAGATCTGCGTATTTGTGGTATTTATCTGTATTTGATCCGTAATTTGTAGATATAATGCGATCCGCACTCTAATAAAATCAGATTGCGGATGCTATATTTATATCCGCAgattcacaaccaataataataaataatatatatacttaaCTTTCACAAATCTAAACCTAAaaatcttcttctcctctttcggcGCCAGAGCCTCCCTCTCACCCCCTCTCCCAGACTCCTTCTTCTCAGACAACCAATCACCGCGTCAATGCTCTGCGCCGCCACGCTAGGCACTTTTCATCACTGGCCCTTTGCGTTTGACCGATTTTTCTGTGTGTTATTGGCCCTATCACTCCTCTCTTCCTCGTGTGCTACTTCACCGTTGTTCCTCTTTGCCTCGTCCATCCTTGCCTTGTCGTCTCTGTTCTCATCGCTCACCTCCTCGTCACACCGCTCGACGCTCGCCTCCTCGCATCCTTGTTGCAAGCTTTCTCGTCTCCTCGCTTACTTGTCGTTGTTCTGCTTGTGGTCGTTGTTTTGCATCACTTCTAGTTCTGTTGAGTTCTGTCTAATATCTAACATTTTTGTGTTCTGAGAATTTCTTCAGTTATGCATTTcttgtattaattttattttaaaaatatttagatattatTAGAAAATCCTCTTTCTTTTCTAATGTGTAGTTTAAATTTGGTACTACTATCTAGTATCAAAATTTCTAGTTATTCTCTATTGTGCTAATAATTCAGATTCTTACTctactttttttttatagtttttctgATAGGCAGGACCCTCAAATAAGAGGCAAGTCTAGAGCATACGTGAAACTAAGACGCAAAGATAAAGTTTTCAGAGAGGGAGAGAAATTTAACAATCTTCCATGAGGC
Coding sequences:
- the LOC112791850 gene encoding uncharacterized protein, with the protein product MGETASAAANHALQVSVSFGRFDNDSLSWERWSAFSPNKYLEEVEKCATPGSVAQKKAYFEAHYKNIAARKAELLAQGRQLEKDPFGSPHRNGEDLSCDTCGDDAGFDVSNNTQGSIDEVKQESSLVCGGIRTELDHLEDDVVISRDHQSPSIEGENQEMEGKSDSFQKDKPEEVVSVEQEGNSSIEAENVKEISHNVDYETEEASEVEAKDVKLDYPKVSEKFGLVNPVNKESSAAKLKQKSAPVSSKASQISTPRGSRPTSTPSQISTPRSSRPSSTPSQISTPRSSTPKRASTPTKTPASATSAKRGNSPSFSGKKATSPGEPKKVPNKSLHMSLSLGPSKPDPTPAPVPNSTMRKSLIMEKMGDKDIVKRAFKTFQNSFSQSKSFGEDKFLVKKQISSMGTEQKAPTSLALRKENGKDTKVQNMDKRSGNAVRTSLGLKSDIKAEKGKESPRKIEEKPNAKEVERTRLQLKSKEEKVKHNFKATPQPAFHRGQKVSKSYQEKGNVKIEKVR